The following proteins come from a genomic window of Daphnia carinata strain CSIRO-1 chromosome 6, CSIRO_AGI_Dcar_HiC_V3, whole genome shotgun sequence:
- the LOC130702423 gene encoding uncharacterized protein LOC130702423 → MQDANCCPVKIPSISDRLQLLFENPLHIQELIFKEKCQPLRQAIDLKYTLDLPVQNNVIQNQYKIVRIERLLSSYRSGELHLRVIGTRIRPMVFAVPLDDTRDFSFMSRDAYATLLQDWESAPPVVIEVFNSPFTFDHGSRYCILVYDLIVRGWELVGCLSPLISDKMDTRHVPDPAIRLMEYFRKNLPHCSKQNLTNVTKFTTMRKPLEQNVGRRNCRTLPVANCPSDSQSF, encoded by the exons ATGCAAGACGCCAATTGTTGCCCTGTTAAAATACCATCCATCTCGGACCGATTACAACTTCTATTTGAAAATCCTTTACATATCCAAGAACTCatcttcaaagaaaaatgtcaacctCTTCGGCAAGCGATTGATTTGAAGTACACACTTGATCTACCTGTGCAAAACAACGTTATCCAAAATCAGTACAAAATAGTGAGAATAGAAAGATTACTCTCCTCCTATCGGTCTGGAGAACTTCATCTTCGTGTGATCGGCACCAGGATAAGACCGATGGTTTTCGCAGTGCCACTTGATGATACCAGAGATTTCTCGTTTATGAGTAGGGATGCCTATGCAACATTATTGCAAGATTGGGAAAGTGCACCTCCAGTAGTGATTGAAGTATTTAATTCGCCGTTCACGTTCGATCATGGATCGAGGTACTGCATACTGGTCTACGATTTGATTGTTCGTGGTTGGGAACTAGTTGGGTGCCTTTCACCACTTATTTCAGATAAAATGGACACACGTCATGTTCCTGATCCGGCGATTCGCCTGATGGAGTATTTTCGGAAAAACTTGCCT CATTGTTCAAAGCAGAATTTAACCAATGTAACAAAGTTCACCACGATGAGAAAACCACTGGAACAAAACGTCGGCAGAAGAAACTGTAGAACCTTACCAGTGGCCAACTGCCCGTCCGATTCCCAGTCCTTTTAG